In Archangium violaceum, the following are encoded in one genomic region:
- a CDS encoding VOC family protein, with protein sequence METNQLHRGRLIDHLQLVVRDLPASKRFYKAVFESLGIGLSGEADDYFWTDELFVSSATSAAARGELTGRVHLAFQARDSAMVDRFHAVALANGGRDNGAPGLRTYHPGYYAAFVLDPDGNNIEAVFHGPAKRSAESIVVTF encoded by the coding sequence ATGGAAACGAACCAACTGCACCGTGGGCGGCTCATCGACCATCTCCAGCTAGTCGTTCGCGACCTGCCGGCGAGCAAGCGCTTCTACAAGGCCGTGTTCGAGTCACTCGGCATCGGGCTGTCGGGAGAAGCGGACGACTACTTCTGGACTGACGAGCTCTTCGTCTCGAGCGCGACCTCCGCCGCGGCGCGGGGCGAGCTGACCGGGCGAGTGCACCTCGCGTTCCAGGCGAGGGACTCGGCAATGGTCGACCGCTTCCATGCCGTCGCGCTCGCGAATGGCGGCCGCGACAACGGCGCGCCGGGCCTCCGCACCTACCACCCGGGCTACTACGCCGCCTTCGTGCTCGACCCGGACGGCAACAACATCGAGGCCGTGTTCCACGGGCCCGCGAAGCGCAGCGCCGAGTCCATCGTGGTGACGTTCTAG
- a CDS encoding ATP-binding cassette domain-containing protein yields MSVNMASSSQHPADNHDLIRVQGARENNLKDVTVEIPKRRLTVFTGVSGSGKSSLVFATIAAESQRLINETYSAFVQGFMPTLARPEVDVLEGLTTAIIVDQERMGANSRSTVGTATDANAMLRVLFSRLGKPHIGSSNAFSFNVPSVRGVGQLSVEKGTGKSEKRVFTVTGGMCPRCEGMGSVTDIDLSQLYDDSKSLNEGALTIPGYTADGWQVRIFSDSGFLDPDKPIRNYTKQERHDFLHKEPTKVKVGNLNLTYEGLIPRIQKSFLSKDVDALQPHIRAFVERAVTFTACPECGGTRLNEAARSSKIKGINIAEACAMQINDLAEWVRGLDEPSVAPLLATLRHTLDSFVEIGLGYLSLDRPSGTLSGGEAQRTKMIRHLGSSLTDVTYVFDEPTIGLHPHDIQRMNDLLLRLRDKGNTVLVVEHKPETIAIADHVVDLGPGAGTAGGEVVFEGTVEGLRASGTLTGRHLNDRAALKPSVRTPSGVMKVRGARTHNLKGVDVDIPLGVLVVVTGVAGSGKSSLIHGSVCGRDGVVSVDQTPIHGSRRSNPATYTGLLEPIRKAFAKANGVKPALFSANSEGACPTCNGAGVIYTDLAMMAGVTTICEECEGRRFQASVLDYRLGKLNIAEVLDLPVEDAVGFFGAGKAHTPAAHAILQRMADVGLGYLRLGQPLTTLSGGERQRLKLATHMGEDGGVYVLDEPTTGLHLADLEQLLGLLDRLVDSGKSVIVIEHHQAVMAHADWIIDLGPGAGHDGGRIVFEGTPANLVAAGSTLTGEHLAAFVGSGPKAVPSRSRQPAARGSAAAAVHVEADDAARANRDEDADRRGARRRRQ; encoded by the coding sequence ATGAGCGTGAACATGGCCTCCTCCAGCCAGCACCCCGCAGACAACCACGACCTGATCCGCGTCCAGGGCGCTCGCGAGAACAACCTGAAGGACGTCACCGTCGAGATCCCCAAGCGGCGTCTGACCGTGTTCACCGGCGTCTCGGGCTCGGGCAAGTCGTCGCTGGTGTTCGCCACCATCGCGGCGGAGTCGCAGCGGCTGATCAACGAGACCTACAGCGCGTTCGTGCAGGGATTCATGCCGACGCTGGCCCGGCCCGAAGTCGACGTACTGGAAGGGCTGACGACCGCGATCATCGTCGACCAGGAGCGAATGGGCGCCAACTCCCGCTCGACGGTCGGCACCGCGACCGACGCCAACGCGATGCTGCGGGTGCTGTTCAGCCGCCTCGGCAAGCCGCACATCGGCTCGTCCAACGCCTTCTCCTTCAACGTCCCGTCGGTCCGCGGGGTCGGGCAGCTCTCGGTCGAGAAAGGAACCGGCAAGTCCGAGAAGCGCGTCTTCACCGTCACCGGCGGCATGTGTCCGCGATGCGAGGGCATGGGCTCGGTCACCGACATCGACCTGTCCCAGCTGTACGACGACAGCAAGTCGCTCAACGAGGGGGCGCTCACGATCCCCGGCTACACGGCCGATGGCTGGCAGGTGCGCATCTTCTCGGACTCGGGCTTCCTCGACCCGGACAAGCCGATCCGCAACTACACCAAGCAGGAGCGCCACGACTTCCTCCACAAGGAGCCGACCAAGGTGAAGGTCGGGAACCTGAACCTCACCTACGAGGGGCTGATCCCGCGGATCCAGAAGTCGTTCCTGTCCAAGGACGTCGACGCGCTGCAGCCACACATCCGAGCGTTCGTGGAGCGCGCGGTCACCTTCACCGCCTGTCCCGAGTGCGGCGGCACCCGGCTCAACGAGGCCGCCCGGTCCTCCAAGATCAAGGGGATCAACATCGCCGAAGCCTGCGCGATGCAGATCAACGACCTGGCCGAGTGGGTGCGCGGTCTGGACGAGCCGTCCGTCGCGCCGCTGCTGGCGACGCTACGGCACACGCTCGACTCGTTCGTGGAGATCGGACTGGGCTACCTCAGCCTCGACCGGCCGTCCGGCACGCTGTCGGGCGGTGAGGCGCAGCGCACCAAGATGATCCGCCACCTCGGGTCGTCGCTCACCGACGTGACCTACGTCTTCGACGAGCCGACGATCGGGCTGCACCCCCACGACATCCAGCGGATGAACGACCTGCTGCTGCGGCTGCGCGACAAGGGCAACACCGTCCTCGTGGTCGAGCACAAGCCGGAGACGATCGCGATCGCCGACCACGTCGTCGACCTCGGCCCCGGCGCCGGCACCGCCGGAGGCGAGGTGGTCTTCGAGGGCACCGTCGAGGGGCTGCGGGCCAGCGGCACGCTCACCGGGCGTCACCTGAACGACCGGGCCGCCCTGAAGCCGTCGGTGCGGACGCCGTCGGGTGTGATGAAGGTGCGCGGCGCCCGCACTCACAACCTGAAGGGCGTCGACGTCGACATCCCGCTCGGCGTGCTGGTGGTGGTGACCGGCGTGGCTGGGTCGGGCAAGAGCTCACTGATCCACGGCTCGGTGTGTGGCCGGGACGGGGTGGTGTCGGTCGACCAGACGCCGATCCATGGCTCGCGGCGGAGCAACCCGGCAACGTACACCGGCCTGCTGGAGCCGATCCGCAAGGCGTTCGCGAAGGCCAACGGCGTGAAACCCGCCCTGTTCAGCGCCAACTCCGAGGGCGCCTGTCCGACCTGCAACGGCGCCGGGGTGATCTACACCGACCTGGCGATGATGGCCGGCGTCACCACGATCTGCGAGGAGTGCGAGGGCCGGCGGTTCCAGGCGTCGGTGCTGGACTACCGGCTCGGCAAGCTCAACATCGCCGAGGTGCTCGACCTGCCGGTCGAAGACGCGGTCGGCTTCTTCGGCGCCGGCAAGGCGCATACGCCGGCCGCGCACGCGATCCTGCAGCGCATGGCCGACGTGGGGCTCGGCTACCTGCGGCTCGGCCAACCGCTCACCACGTTGTCGGGTGGCGAACGGCAGCGGCTCAAGCTCGCGACGCACATGGGTGAAGACGGCGGCGTCTACGTGCTCGACGAGCCGACCACCGGGCTGCACCTGGCCGACCTCGAACAGCTGCTCGGGCTGCTGGACCGGCTGGTCGACTCCGGCAAGTCGGTCATCGTGATCGAGCACCACCAGGCGGTGATGGCGCACGCCGACTGGATCATCGACCTCGGACCGGGCGCGGGCCACGACGGAGGGCGGATCGTGTTCGAAGGCACCCCGGCCAACCTGGTGGCGGCGGGGTCGACGCTGACCGGCGAGCACCTGGCGGCATTCGTCGGCAGCGGTCCGAAGGCTGTCCCATCTCGCTCCCGGCAACCCGCGGCCCGAGGTAGCGCCGCCGCCGCCGTCCACGTCGAAGCCGACGACGCCGCCCGCGCCAATCGTGATGAAGACGCGGACCGACGCGGCGCCCGCCGTCGACGTCAATGA
- a CDS encoding MmcQ/YjbR family DNA-binding protein produces the protein MESEVINELKDGSVVALPCSVIFRFRDGKVRDYRIFIDPAPLAARAAAWLWVFSTLPAPTTLSGWEARVGAGRLAAVLSLNEVRKLALSLPEAEEQEHFGKPSLRVRGKIFATLWVKEKRAVLKLSLEEQDAFVRMQPDVFAVTPWGHQGWTSVELERVDRALLEKLLVEAWRRVAPKRVVAAWDTARKGDAARPSAPSRPRRPVRAK, from the coding sequence ATGGAGTCGGAGGTCATCAACGAGCTGAAGGATGGCTCGGTCGTGGCGCTCCCCTGCTCCGTCATCTTCCGCTTCCGCGATGGCAAGGTCCGTGACTACCGCATCTTCATCGACCCCGCACCGCTCGCAGCCAGGGCGGCCGCCTGGCTCTGGGTCTTCAGCACCTTGCCCGCCCCAACGACGCTCTCGGGTTGGGAGGCGCGCGTCGGAGCGGGTAGGCTCGCCGCCGTGCTCTCACTCAACGAGGTTCGCAAGCTGGCGCTGTCGCTCCCCGAGGCCGAGGAACAGGAGCACTTCGGCAAGCCGTCGCTCCGCGTGCGGGGGAAGATCTTCGCGACACTCTGGGTGAAGGAGAAGCGCGCGGTGCTCAAGCTGTCCCTCGAGGAGCAGGATGCCTTCGTGCGGATGCAGCCCGACGTCTTCGCGGTGACGCCCTGGGGACACCAAGGGTGGACGAGCGTCGAGCTCGAGCGCGTGGACCGCGCACTCCTCGAGAAACTTCTCGTCGAGGCGTGGCGGCGCGTCGCGCCCAAGCGCGTGGTGGCCGCCTGGGACACCGCTCGGAAAGGCGACGCGGCGCGGCCTTCCGCGCCCTCACGTCCTCGCCGGCCCGTACGCGCGAAGTGA
- a CDS encoding VOC family protein, giving the protein MKDVKASSAWYQTLLQLHGGDPNHPHRLIYDRLMSGETLVLQLHRWDAEEHPNLMGADRAPHGHGVLLWFEVDDFDAAVERVRRLGARVIEEPHVNPAPQHREIWLEDLDGYVIVLASPDGEAS; this is encoded by the coding sequence GTGAAGGACGTGAAGGCCAGCAGCGCGTGGTACCAGACGCTGCTGCAGCTGCACGGGGGCGATCCGAACCATCCCCACCGGCTCATCTATGACCGCCTGATGAGTGGAGAGACCCTCGTCCTCCAACTGCATCGTTGGGATGCCGAGGAGCACCCCAATTTGATGGGCGCCGATCGGGCACCGCACGGCCATGGCGTCCTTCTTTGGTTCGAGGTCGACGACTTCGATGCCGCCGTCGAACGCGTGAGACGTCTGGGCGCGCGGGTGATTGAAGAGCCGCACGTCAACCCCGCTCCGCAACACCGGGAGATCTGGCTCGAGGACCTGGACGGCTATGTCATCGTTCTCGCCAGTCCTGATGGCGAGGCGAGCTGA
- a CDS encoding fascin domain-containing protein — translation MSSSPDGQDDVTEAASSPLLISGVSFKTVLGNRYVGAQNNGGGAVIATATTAQAWEKFTIDDINGGALESGDSIFITAGTGQYFQAANGGGSTLNAASWNRLGWETFRIVKQSGSGPIANGDIVGLQTVTTGNWVSAENGGGSTVFAYGAAFGSWEQLTISGLSGGTPPPPTRCDSPGLVWKTANKTNYTSYPDPGSEECTKYNGCTWAGQFAACEGKKSEAWVAAHNIAAVFPNMNALKLHDLCLKSGSKTIVVTVLDTCADSDCDGCCTRNKGNADALIDLESYTNARWGVPDGSIQWADLGPTQGSGCN, via the coding sequence GTGAGCAGTTCGCCTGACGGGCAGGACGACGTAACAGAGGCCGCCTCGAGTCCGTTGCTCATCTCCGGCGTGAGCTTCAAGACGGTGCTCGGCAACCGATACGTGGGCGCTCAAAACAACGGCGGCGGCGCGGTCATCGCGACAGCGACGACCGCGCAAGCGTGGGAGAAGTTCACGATCGATGACATCAACGGCGGGGCCCTCGAGAGTGGAGACTCGATCTTCATCACCGCGGGCACCGGGCAGTACTTTCAGGCCGCGAACGGCGGCGGCTCGACGCTGAACGCCGCCAGCTGGAATCGCCTTGGCTGGGAGACGTTCCGCATCGTCAAGCAGAGCGGGAGCGGCCCGATCGCCAACGGTGATATCGTCGGCCTGCAGACGGTAACGACTGGCAATTGGGTGTCGGCGGAGAACGGCGGCGGCAGCACGGTGTTCGCGTATGGCGCCGCGTTCGGCTCGTGGGAGCAGTTGACGATCTCTGGCTTGTCCGGAGGCACGCCGCCTCCTCCTACGCGCTGTGACTCTCCCGGCCTCGTCTGGAAGACTGCCAACAAGACCAACTACACGTCGTACCCGGATCCGGGCAGCGAGGAGTGCACCAAGTACAACGGCTGCACGTGGGCAGGGCAGTTCGCGGCGTGCGAAGGGAAGAAGTCGGAGGCGTGGGTGGCGGCGCACAACATCGCCGCGGTGTTCCCCAACATGAACGCGCTCAAGCTCCATGACCTTTGCTTGAAGTCCGGCTCGAAGACCATCGTGGTCACCGTGCTCGACACGTGCGCCGACTCGGACTGCGATGGTTGCTGCACCCGGAACAAGGGGAACGCCGACGCGCTGATCGACCTCGAGAGCTATACCAACGCGCGCTGGGGTGTCCCCGACGGCAGCATCCAATGGGCGGACCTCGGTCCGACCCAGGGTAGCGGCTGCAACTGA
- a CDS encoding helix-turn-helix transcriptional regulator: MRSPPTPHPLLWVSALFTWLMVGTQGLAEIGFTPERLYNASVLGWLIAYLVFGVAFWLNTREVGRHAFSRLGVQTIAALIVIATGDSGFEGALLAIVSGQAPMYLPVRPAVLWCAGLVLTSLALFLVLLPPLPALSTAAGYAGFLSFTATAAHLQQRAMDGQRELARLHLRLEAAQELLAERERGEVVSSLREGPLQLGPALRALVHEVPGLEVHLRVPEGLSITGPAAAHCLLRCVQEVITNTLRHASAHHLWIDVVSTHEGALLLHARDDGLGAPTIEPGAGLTGMRERFTQLGGNLELRVETRGGSRAGGLAASERSIDMIRIILADDHAMVREGLRGLLALTPDLCVVGEASDGYEALRLVATLDPDLVLMDVRMPRLGGLEALRILRRTDPERRVVLLSTFDEDAVLQEALRLGIQGFLLKDVTRDELAEALHRVAAGETLPPPGLSEQVVSGFAELARDFPHAERHEDLTRREREVLRLIARGLSNREIAEALGTAEGTVKNHTSNILSKLGVRDRTRAILRGMELGCL, encoded by the coding sequence ATGCGGTCGCCCCCTACCCCCCATCCGCTCCTATGGGTCTCCGCGCTCTTCACCTGGCTCATGGTGGGAACGCAAGGTCTGGCGGAAATCGGCTTCACCCCCGAGCGTCTGTACAATGCCTCCGTGCTCGGGTGGCTCATCGCCTATCTGGTTTTTGGCGTGGCCTTCTGGCTGAACACGCGCGAGGTGGGGCGCCATGCCTTCTCGCGCCTGGGCGTGCAGACGATCGCGGCGCTGATCGTGATCGCCACCGGCGACTCCGGCTTCGAGGGCGCGCTGCTCGCCATCGTCTCCGGCCAGGCGCCCATGTACCTGCCCGTGCGGCCCGCCGTCCTGTGGTGCGCGGGGCTGGTGCTCACGAGCCTGGCCCTGTTTCTCGTCCTCCTGCCGCCCCTGCCCGCGCTGTCGACGGCGGCGGGCTATGCCGGCTTCCTGTCGTTCACCGCCACGGCGGCCCACCTCCAGCAGCGCGCGATGGACGGGCAGCGGGAGCTGGCCCGGCTGCACCTGCGGCTCGAGGCCGCCCAGGAACTGCTCGCCGAGCGCGAGCGGGGCGAGGTGGTGTCCTCCCTGCGCGAGGGACCGCTTCAGCTCGGGCCCGCCCTGCGGGCCCTGGTGCACGAGGTGCCAGGGCTCGAGGTGCACCTGCGCGTCCCGGAGGGACTCTCCATCACCGGGCCCGCCGCGGCCCACTGCCTGCTGCGCTGCGTCCAGGAGGTCATCACCAACACCCTGCGTCACGCGTCCGCGCATCATCTTTGGATCGACGTCGTCTCCACCCATGAGGGGGCCCTCCTGCTTCACGCGCGGGATGACGGCCTGGGCGCGCCCACGATCGAGCCCGGCGCGGGGCTCACCGGCATGCGCGAGCGCTTCACCCAGCTGGGCGGGAACCTGGAACTGCGTGTGGAAACCCGGGGGGGGAGTAGAGCTGGTGGCCTGGCTGCCAGCGAGAGGAGTATCGACATGATCCGTATCATCCTGGCGGATGACCATGCCATGGTGCGCGAGGGCCTTCGCGGTCTGCTGGCGCTCACCCCGGACCTGTGCGTCGTGGGAGAGGCGTCCGATGGATACGAGGCCCTACGGCTGGTGGCCACGTTGGACCCGGACCTGGTGTTGATGGACGTGCGGATGCCGCGGCTCGGCGGACTGGAGGCCCTGCGCATTCTGCGGCGCACGGATCCGGAGCGCCGCGTGGTGCTGCTCAGCACGTTCGACGAGGACGCGGTGCTCCAGGAGGCGCTGCGGCTTGGGATCCAGGGCTTCCTGCTCAAGGACGTGACGCGCGACGAGCTCGCCGAGGCGCTCCACCGGGTCGCGGCCGGCGAGACACTGCCTCCGCCCGGGCTCTCCGAGCAGGTGGTGAGCGGCTTCGCGGAGCTGGCGCGGGACTTTCCGCACGCGGAGCGCCACGAGGACCTCACGCGCCGGGAGCGGGAGGTGTTGCGGCTCATCGCCCGGGGCCTGAGCAACCGGGAGATCGCCGAGGCGCTGGGGACCGCCGAGGGCACGGTGAAGAACCACACGTCCAACATCCTCTCCAAGCTGGGGGTCCGGGACCGCACCCGCGCCATCCTCCGGGGTATGGAGCTGGGCTGCTTGTGA
- a CDS encoding SRPBCC family protein, which translates to MIPTGKTAQSQTESLSLEFDLRHSPEKVWRALTDPVLLVEWLLPVVDLKLEPGAAFTFKAQPQPGWDGVVNCRLLELEAQRKLSYTWVVGNIDTVVTFTLTPTASGTRLSLVQSGFKPDQKQNFAGARYGWKMMSEKLVDLLERRSH; encoded by the coding sequence ATGATTCCCACCGGCAAGACCGCACAATCACAAACTGAATCCCTTTCGCTCGAATTCGATTTGCGTCATTCGCCGGAGAAGGTGTGGCGCGCGCTCACCGACCCCGTACTGCTCGTGGAGTGGCTCCTGCCCGTCGTCGATCTCAAGCTCGAGCCGGGGGCGGCGTTCACGTTCAAGGCGCAGCCGCAGCCCGGTTGGGACGGCGTCGTGAATTGCCGACTCCTCGAGCTCGAAGCGCAGAGGAAGCTCAGCTACACGTGGGTTGTCGGCAACATCGACACCGTCGTGACGTTCACGCTCACCCCCACGGCGTCGGGCACGCGCCTGTCCCTCGTGCAGTCGGGCTTCAAGCCGGACCAGAAGCAGAACTTCGCCGGCGCGCGTTACGGCTGGAAGATGATGAGCGAGAAGCTCGTCGACCTGCTCGAGAGGAGATCCCATTGA
- a CDS encoding O-methyltransferase, which yields MTTLSAAPLAPLLDRLFAQADQSSAALMSTFAQMPEQERARLMASKTDYLELYSTMKDEALAVSRETGTLLYMLARTCRARTIVEFGTSFGISTLHLAAALRDNGGGRLITSEFEPSKIVRARENIAAGGLADLVEIREGDALQTLAQGLPEQIDLLLLDGAKGLYPAILSLVEGRLRPGALILADNADWCPEYLERVRSPQQGYLSVPFASDVELSMRIG from the coding sequence ATGACCACACTTTCCGCCGCACCACTCGCCCCCCTGCTCGATCGTCTGTTCGCGCAAGCCGACCAGTCGTCGGCCGCGCTCATGTCGACCTTCGCCCAGATGCCGGAGCAAGAGCGTGCCCGGCTGATGGCGAGCAAGACCGACTACCTCGAGCTCTACTCGACGATGAAGGACGAGGCGCTCGCCGTCTCTCGCGAAACCGGCACGCTGCTCTACATGCTGGCGCGTACCTGCCGCGCGCGGACGATCGTCGAGTTCGGCACCTCGTTCGGCATCTCGACCCTGCACCTGGCGGCGGCGCTCCGCGACAATGGCGGCGGCCGATTGATCACGAGTGAATTCGAGCCGTCGAAGATCGTCCGCGCGCGAGAGAACATCGCGGCGGGCGGGCTCGCGGACCTCGTGGAGATTCGCGAGGGCGACGCGCTCCAGACGCTCGCCCAAGGCTTGCCCGAGCAGATCGATCTGTTGCTGCTCGACGGCGCCAAGGGGCTCTATCCGGCCATCCTGTCTCTCGTCGAAGGTCGGCTGCGCCCAGGCGCCTTGATCCTCGCCGACAATGCGGATTGGTGCCCGGAGTATCTGGAGCGCGTCCGCTCGCCCCAGCAGGGCTATCTGTCGGTGCCGTTCGCCAGCGATGTGGAGCTGTCGATGCGGATCGGTTGA
- a CDS encoding ArsR/SmtB family transcription factor yields the protein MVEDKIFQALADSSRRAIFESLSRGEAAVKDLTARFDISQPAVSQHLAILKDAGLVSGRREGRCVYYRVEPRGMKPLIDWIAHYRAFWTEHIDRLEQLLEKMDQ from the coding sequence GTGGTCGAAGACAAGATCTTCCAGGCACTGGCGGACTCCAGCCGCCGGGCGATCTTCGAGTCGCTCTCGCGTGGCGAAGCGGCGGTGAAGGACCTCACGGCGCGCTTCGACATCTCGCAGCCGGCGGTCTCGCAGCACCTCGCCATTTTGAAAGACGCCGGCCTGGTGAGCGGCCGGCGCGAGGGGCGCTGTGTCTACTACCGGGTGGAGCCACGCGGGATGAAGCCGCTCATCGACTGGATCGCGCACTACCGCGCCTTCTGGACGGAGCACATCGATCGCCTTGAACAACTGCTGGAGAAGATGGACCAATGA
- the leuS gene encoding leucine--tRNA ligase gives MSTERPKYDPSSIEPKWQARWEQEKTFEARRHPGRPKAYILDMFPYPSGSGLHVGHPEGYTATDIVARYQRMRGVDVLHPMGWDSFGLPAEQHAIETGTHPAQTTAKNIATFKRQLKSLGFSYDWSRELATTDEAYVRWTQWIFLKLFERGLAYQAELPVNWCPALGTVLANEEVIDGKSERGGHPVVRLPLRQWTLRITAYADRLAQELQGLDWPETKEKQVHWIGRSEGAEVDFALEGRSEKLRIFTTRPDTLFGATYMVIAPEHPLLESLVTPEHRRKVLAYRDSVVSKSDMDRTALTKTKTGEFTGAYALHPITGTRLPIWVADFVLGSYGTGAIMSVPAHDERDFEFARAFGLPVVEVVSPDGQLHDTASWTEAFTAEGVAVRSGFLDGQRTPEAKAAMISHLEGKGLGTRRVQYRLRDWVFSRQRYWGEPIPVYFPVELPPGSTDPRKHPHTVRHDQPIAVAESELPVRLPELEDFKPSDDPAGPLSRALDWRFFQKDGKWFARETNTMPQWAGSCWYYLRFLDPHNTQAAFSKEAYDAWMPVDLYVGGSEHAVLHLLYARFWHKVLFDCGVVSHPEPFGKLVHQGMILGENNEKMSKSRGNVVNPDEVVQRHGADSLRVYEMFMGPLEAVKPWQTQGVTGVRRFLERAWNTLAFVREEPGAAEATLDEESLRLLHKTVKKVGEDIDALRLNTAVSALMILTNKLAELPRVPLDVARTFALLLSPFAPHLAEELWERLGGTKTLAYEPWPSYDPALTVDDVVEMGVQVNGKLRSKVKLRRDATEADVRAAIANDPNVLAHTQGKTEKKFVYVPGRIINLVVG, from the coding sequence ATGTCCACCGAGCGTCCCAAGTACGATCCCTCGTCCATCGAGCCCAAGTGGCAGGCCCGCTGGGAGCAGGAGAAGACCTTCGAGGCGCGCCGTCATCCCGGCCGCCCCAAGGCATACATCCTCGACATGTTCCCCTACCCGTCCGGTTCGGGCCTCCACGTGGGCCACCCGGAGGGCTACACCGCCACGGACATCGTGGCGCGCTACCAGCGCATGCGCGGCGTGGATGTCCTCCACCCCATGGGCTGGGACTCGTTCGGCCTTCCCGCCGAGCAGCACGCCATCGAGACCGGCACCCACCCCGCGCAGACGACGGCGAAGAACATCGCCACCTTCAAGCGGCAGCTCAAGTCGCTCGGCTTCTCGTATGACTGGTCGCGCGAGCTGGCCACCACGGACGAGGCCTACGTCCGGTGGACGCAGTGGATCTTCCTCAAGCTCTTCGAGCGCGGGCTCGCCTACCAGGCCGAGCTGCCAGTGAACTGGTGTCCCGCGCTGGGCACCGTGCTCGCCAACGAGGAGGTCATCGACGGCAAGAGCGAGCGCGGAGGCCACCCGGTGGTGCGCCTGCCGCTGCGCCAGTGGACGCTGCGCATCACCGCCTACGCGGACCGGCTGGCGCAGGAGCTCCAGGGGCTCGACTGGCCGGAGACGAAGGAGAAGCAGGTCCACTGGATCGGCCGCAGCGAGGGCGCCGAGGTGGACTTCGCCCTGGAGGGCCGGAGCGAGAAGCTCCGCATCTTCACCACGCGCCCGGACACCCTCTTCGGGGCCACGTACATGGTCATCGCCCCCGAGCACCCGCTGCTCGAGTCGCTCGTCACCCCGGAGCACCGGCGGAAGGTGCTCGCCTACCGGGACTCCGTCGTCAGCAAGAGCGACATGGACCGCACGGCGCTCACCAAGACGAAGACGGGCGAGTTCACCGGCGCCTACGCGCTGCATCCGATTACCGGGACGCGGCTGCCCATCTGGGTGGCGGACTTCGTGCTGGGCTCCTACGGCACGGGCGCCATCATGAGCGTGCCCGCGCACGACGAGCGCGACTTCGAGTTCGCCCGGGCCTTCGGGCTGCCGGTGGTGGAGGTCGTCTCGCCGGACGGCCAGCTCCACGACACCGCCTCCTGGACCGAGGCCTTCACCGCGGAGGGTGTGGCCGTCCGCTCGGGGTTCCTCGACGGCCAGCGCACGCCCGAGGCCAAGGCGGCGATGATCTCCCACCTGGAAGGCAAGGGCCTGGGCACGCGCCGGGTGCAGTACCGCCTGCGCGACTGGGTCTTCTCCCGCCAGCGCTACTGGGGCGAGCCCATTCCCGTCTACTTCCCCGTGGAGCTGCCTCCCGGCTCCACGGATCCGCGCAAGCACCCGCACACGGTGCGCCATGACCAGCCCATCGCCGTGGCGGAGAGCGAGCTGCCCGTGCGCCTGCCCGAGCTCGAGGACTTCAAGCCCTCGGACGACCCCGCCGGGCCGCTGTCGCGCGCGCTCGACTGGCGCTTCTTCCAGAAGGACGGCAAGTGGTTCGCCCGCGAGACGAACACCATGCCCCAGTGGGCCGGCTCGTGCTGGTACTACCTGCGCTTCCTCGACCCGCACAACACCCAGGCCGCCTTCTCCAAGGAGGCCTATGACGCGTGGATGCCGGTGGACCTGTACGTCGGCGGCTCCGAGCACGCCGTGCTCCACCTGCTCTACGCCCGCTTCTGGCACAAGGTGCTCTTCGACTGCGGCGTCGTCTCGCACCCCGAGCCCTTCGGCAAGCTCGTCCACCAGGGCATGATTCTCGGAGAGAACAACGAGAAGATGTCCAAGTCGCGCGGCAACGTCGTCAACCCGGACGAGGTCGTCCAGCGGCACGGTGCGGACTCGCTGCGCGTGTACGAGATGTTCATGGGCCCGCTCGAGGCCGTGAAGCCCTGGCAGACCCAGGGCGTCACCGGCGTGCGGCGCTTCCTCGAGCGCGCCTGGAACACGCTCGCCTTCGTGCGCGAGGAGCCCGGAGCCGCCGAGGCCACGCTCGACGAGGAGTCGCTCCGTCTGCTGCACAAGACGGTGAAGAAGGTGGGCGAGGACATCGACGCGCTGCGGCTCAACACCGCGGTGAGCGCGCTGATGATCCTCACCAACAAGCTCGCCGAGCTTCCCCGCGTGCCGCTCGACGTGGCGCGGACGTTCGCGCTCCTCCTGTCTCCCTTCGCGCCCCACCTGGCCGAGGAGCTGTGGGAGCGGCTGGGCGGCACGAAGACCCTCGCCTACGAGCCCTGGCCCTCCTACGACCCGGCCCTCACCGTGGACGATGTCGTCGAGATGGGCGTGCAGGTGAACGGGAAGCTGCGCAGCAAGGTGAAGCTGCGCCGCGATGCCACCGAGGCGGATGTGCGCGCCGCCATCGCGAATGATCCCAACGTCCTGGCCCACACCCAGGGCAAGACAGAGAAGAAGTTCGTCTACGTGCCGGGCCGCATCATCAACCTGGTGGTGGGCTGA